attttatagtacCAGAAGTATTTCAACTATTATTCAAGCATAGCCAAAATTAAGAACAGCATATTTCTGAGAAAAAATAGCTATATGATCTAAGGTAATAAGTTTCAAGAGCATAGAAGTTTTAGCCAAATAAGGGtaaagatttaaattaaaaactagTAACATACACAAGAGAAGGCAATAGTTAATTACAATTTCAGCTGGCCTACAGCCAGTGCAAATAGCTTGGTAGTAGTAAGGAGGTGAAGTCTTAGGTAACCATAAGATATCAAATTTAACCATCATGTAAAGAGATACAGACTAATATTACAGAAGATTTTGATACAGAAAGTGATTTTCAAAAGCCACTAAAACAAAGATTGAGTAGAATCCAGTATTGATTGAGGATTACCTGATATGAGAAATCTCTTTCAATATATAGGACTTTTTGTGGGTGTGCTCCAATTAATCCAGATTTCCAGACAGGAAAGTGGCTGCAAAAGAGAGAACATGAATTACCGAGAAAGATATGGGAAGTAGCTATAGCTAACTGTGTTTTATGAGAAGCATTTATTGGATAATGTTAAAATACTTGGTAAATAAAAGTTGGAGAGTAAGAATACAGAAGCTACCTTTTACAGCGCTGCAAACTTTTCTGCACATCACCTGCAATCCTTCCCTCTTAActaagcagcagcagcagcagcagcagcagctagCCACAACTTTATCCTAGTAAGGTAATAGGaacaaaagagagagaaaagaagaaagagactCTAATATtgcattctctctctctctctctctccatatATTTCCATCCATCGTCTCTAACAATGTACCATATGATCACTGTcatagagaaagagagaaagtacAGTTGATATCTAAGGAGGGGAAACAAATGTAACCCAAACAAACTGGGAACTGGGAAGAGACCATCCAGCATGTATACAGATATCGCCAAGTTCCAGGCTCTACTGAAGAGGAAAAAAtatcaatcaataaaattaacatGATGAAAATGTGCTCagattaaattatttgtatATAAGTGTGTAATAATTATACACAGTTTATTAAACAGGAATGGAATATGTAGATATTGCACTGCAAACTCTTTTGCTAGCCCTCCACAAACTCCAATCTCATCAGGTAACCCTGATGACGTACTAACAATAGAACAACTTAAAGGAAGAAGGGAACTTAAGAAACCCAAAAAggctgatttttttttatgaaatattcaGTGCCCATATGGCAAAATTAGATGTAGAGTAGCCTACTCACAAAAgaaatgttatatatatatatatatatctctaGCTTCTTCACTTGATCGATATATGTGTCATCATCAAAGATCCAGATCAAAAGATAAGGAAGTCTTTCCTTTCTTTGAAAACTCGGCTTCTTGCGTAGTTGCCATTGGACCGCTACTGGGTAGCCTTGACTGTGGAGGTTGAAGAGATGAAGCAGTTAAATGAGGCGAGAATGAACCCATGGTTGTGCTGCTGCCATGTGCTTGTATGGtcccagaagaagaagaaaaagaagaacgaTCGTCTTGTGTGGGACACTCCACGTTTACACCGAAGAGCCTCAGCCGCTTTCCCACACTTCTACCgtgaacaactggtactgaatCAATCACTATTGGGGCTTGACCTCCTCCTTGTTGATGCACTGCCCCAATTGGCAGTGCCCCTGCTGGCCTTAAGTAATACTGGCCCTGTTGATTATAATGATATTGTTGATGATAAGGTTGATGATGAATACCGTAACTCAAATGCTGGAATTGAGGTTGTTCATATGGTCGTGCAATAGACGACAAAGGCTGAGGCAACGAGTAGAGCCTGCCCCACCTCAACGACTGTGGGAAGTGTAGCTGATTTTGCAGCTCTAAATGTGCAAAAGATGTTGGATCTGGTGCATTAGGCCTGCGTCTCCAGTCTATGTACAAACGGTGCTTCCCTGACTCACCAACGCCTCGCTGAAATGACACGATATCGCCTGGATCAAGCTTCTTTTCCTTAACGAACCGGCTCCACCCTTTGGTCATCACATAGCTCTGGCTACTGTTCCAATAAGAGTACCGGAATCGCCACGGCTTGCCGTTCCGGTCCTCAAAATTCAAGAGAAGGCCTTTCTCGTTAGATGTTGAGTCGAGGGGAAAGTACTTCTCTGCGTGTTGCTTTGGTATCACGAGCCTGTTTAGCTTGCCTACATCGCTTGGGGTCACAACTTTATCAAACATATGCTCTCTCTCGATAGGCTGCTCATGAGTAGTACCACCGGTATTAACAGTTCCGTTGTCGTTTCCCAGTGTTAGGTCCATAAGCTCTAGCCTCTTGTCAAAATTGAGAGATGATGATTCGCGGCTTTTGTATTCTTGTTGAGACTCGGATGACCCAAGCCATAGGTCCTGGTGTTGCGGCAGAAAATTTCTGTACTTggtggaagaagaagatgatgacgaGGGAGAAGAAAAGGGGAGCTTGTTCGGCGTCatctcttcttcctcctccccttcttcttcctcttcttgctCTTCTTTATCACAATATACTCTTCCTTGTTCAACAAAGTTCATGATGACCCACCTCGAATTCTTGAGCTTGTTATTACAGAAGATCTTGAAGATCATAAAAATCCAAccacaagaaaagaaaaaaatgatgaTGGGGAAAAGAAAGTAAAGGAAAAGTTGGGAGAGGACTTTAATTATAGCGAAATGAACCAAAACGAGGGCTCACctgttaaagatttttttttttcttggtagGAAGATTTTGCTTCAAGATCTGTGAGGCCACGAGAGAAGCAAAAGGAAGCTGTCTCAGTACCACCAAGCGGACGGTGCCTTCTTCTTTGACCAAAAATAGCACTCCAAAACCCTAAACAAGACAAGCCACGGATAATTCATTGCAACATGAGAAGGGCCAAGTTGTTGTTGACCTAGCTACCACACAGAGAGAAAGAGTGAGGGTTTTTGCTTCTAAGTTACCTCCCTCGAagcttctctctttctttctctcccTCCTAGTGCAGCAGTAATATAAATTTTCTTGCTTTTTTCAGCTATTAAAGAAAGACCCATGAATTGAGAATTGAGAATTAAGAGCTGAGAAGGATTATACGTAGGGGCCCATGAATGATCTGGTTCGGCTCATGTGAGCTTGTCCTTTTCATCATTTTTGGTTTTTCCCTCTATATTTCTTCAGCAATAAATTAAAGACCCAAGAGTCCAGTTGGTCCTAGACTTAAGAGAGAGGGCAATATGATGATCAGCTAAGCTTGTGAGCAATTTTTTTCCTTCAAAGAGACTATGCATCATTACTGCTACTATTTTCTTCAGAATttcctaaaataaaaataaaaatattgcagCTGTATGTGCATTTAGAGAGGGCATCTTCTTACTGATTAGTTAGGTTATGAGTTTTGACTTTGCAGCCATTGATTGTGTGCTGGTCCTTGGAGTGAGAGAAAATAGTGAGAGGAAAACAGCAGGCCGACCTGGCAGCCTCCTATATATATTCTCATTCTCATCCTAGTGGGATAGATTCCTCTATTTTATCATCTGCACGACTCACTAAAACCAAACCCATTTTGTGTTTCTCTTTCTTCCAATCTCATTATAGCCTTCAATCTTCATTTTacactctttctttttttatatattcataAATTCAGTTTCACATTACTTTATTCTTAAAGACAGATCTATAATCTTAATGCATAAAGTTTGGAATTTTTTCCCTCTTCCTTTTCATAAcccataaattttattaataaaatatcaaaaatataaatttacattCTGAttatctcttctttttttttttataaatttcaaatatgaaaaaagaaaaaagttatcACGGTTGAttatttataagataaattagAAAATGTTCCATTCCACATCATAAATTAGAACTGAAAATTATGAGCGCATTTTGTAATTATTTGCCCTTTTCAAGTATTAGACAATAAACCTAGCTTGTTGCCATTTGAACAATGATTAGAATATGTCATTTTCATATTAATGAAGAAATTTTGACAATTATGAAGTGGTCACCAAAAACAAGGATGATAAATTAAAAGCTGAAAATAAAGAAGGAAGTAAAATTCCAAGTACAGTCATGGAAGGCAACATTTCAATAATACCTTTTAACCCAACTAAGAAATTAGGAAGGCCAACTACCATATAGATCTTGCTTCTTGTTTAGGGCTTTCGTACCTTCTTTGTTGACTGCATTTTGTTTActctcattttttctttttaacaaaattttcaatttattactttttaattagaTTGATAAGAAATATTCGACTCGCATTTCCTTTTATCATCTTgtaaaaaaatcaactaataacACTAGGCAGACTGCATAATGAAGATTCAAATTCAAGTTCTTAAACTAGTAGTTTAGTAATGGACTAATGTTTTCACTGAAAACATAGAAATTCTAAACCCTAATGATTGAGTATTGATTGCAATTCTCAAGTATACTTGTGAGCCTTAATTATAAGGATGTTCACTTGTAATCAAGTATATAAATGCTGTCTACATCAAAATTTAGAATTCCACTGCTCATGCAGATCATCAATTTTCATGGGTATAtgctataaattaaaaataattacagtagatcaaaataataaaataaatgtttttagttAATCGGGCAGTGGGTGAATATTTGGCATTAAAaagctgctttttttttttttctacgtACATATATATGAGTAGGTGGATGTGGGTATTGATTTAAGTGGTCCTGTTATGCTCCACTTTATGGGTTTTTGACAGAAGAAAGCTCCAGCCAGCCACAATACATATCGTTTTGTTGTACTGATGGATAATGCCAATTTTCACAATGCTTGATGACTAGATTCTTCAtacccttatgcttctgctttAACCCATAATTAAACTGATTTAAGTTCTAGCTATCCATAATACTGTCATCTTAATCAATTTCGATTAAAAAGATTAACAATTACCCTCcgtttagaaattaaaaatttcatagaaatttaattcaattaatttttttaaattctctacataaaaattataattttataaaaattcatttaaattattttttaatttttttttctaaaatggaAATTGGGGATTGGGTAGAATAAGATTTACTCAGATACACTTAAATGGTGAgtgctatttttttttaacttttaaaacatatatattttgGAAGAAAGTAATAAAAACTGTTTTTAAGTGAATTATTTCAAATGATTAGTAATAAAAACATATAGAATAATTGTCCATGTTTTTCATTTAGCtattaagattttaatttatatataaaatgtgaaaaatataaattagaagttaattatattaattacaatttttaattttttgtaaataactatttatttatttttatgggatttatatagtaaaatttttctttgttttttcctTACAAGCCATCCCAGGACTAAAAATGTAATAGAAAAAGTTAccttttttcataataaatgcCAACCATCAGTGTAATATATAGAGGGGTTTAAATATATTcttagatttttctttttttttttttttttgaaaattcttacaattttttttattcaaagctAATCGAGTTCAAAtctgtaattaattattttagaaaagattcagatatcattaaaattacatattattaatgatagcataatttaattattcctTATAAACATATTAAAGTAACGAAAGTCCAATGAGcaaagttaataatttttttttcaatataatttattatttttaataaaaataaaaaattataaaattaatgaatggaAATATTTAAACTCGAGATGTACCGAATTTCATAAACCTAAAATTTGTGGAAGGCAAGAGATAACAGTTTTAGGGCCAGACTCCATTCATGTGTAGCTACACCCATGGAGCCCATATATGCTCATGTGAACAAGCTtggttgaatttttttataagattagagtaaaattaaaatcaaaacgagtgaaattgaataaatattaaTGTAATTATGGTTAAGCACAGAAAAAGTTGTTAAGAGCGAGCTGATCTGCCAAGAATTTCCGAGGAATTATCATGGGTTAACATCAAAGCCCTGCAGAGTAGAGTAGAGTAGAGGTGTGGTGCCCTCTTTAGATGTATAGCTTATAAAAAGTTAAAGCCTATCAAAAACCCTACTAGAGACCTGTGTTTGGTTTGATGATTAAATGTAATTATGGGTAATCTGGGGTTAATTAGGAGTTGATAATAATGATTAGAGAGGGAAGAAATAGAAAAGTGAAGTAGGTTAGGGAGGACCACACCCTAGAAACCCAACAACACAACAAGCAAAGACCCAGTTGGCGGTTATCTCGTTTCATAATTCTTTCGCTGGCCTTTTGTCCTCTTCGCCCCTTcaattctctctttctttctccttGTGTACCTCTGTGTTTCCTTCCACCCCTTCTTATACCCAATTCAATATTGATATCAAAGCATCCAAAATTATTAAACTACTTCATATGGTTGATTATATTCGGTGCATGTATTTCTATACTTATAAGAAATGGAACTCGCCTTtcataatttaaagaaaaattaaatttttataaataaaaatatattaatttattaaataaatttagatatttttatagtttCAACTTTAATTTAGCATTTTATCATTCACCAAcataatcatttttttttctttgaaatatttgaaatatttcatGGTAagtaaattttattctttattcAATTATAAGGCTttgaatatgaaaaaaaatacaagTTAAAAGCCTCTATACACATCCCTAACAAATGTTAATGAATTTTGGATGGTATAGTAACTTCTCACTCTTCTATTTAGacaaaaaacttttctctggtccttttccttttcttgtGAGAGAACAAcccttccttttcttttaccaaaaaTGTGGGTTCTCTTCT
The sequence above is a segment of the Manihot esculenta cultivar AM560-2 chromosome 5, M.esculenta_v8, whole genome shotgun sequence genome. Coding sequences within it:
- the LOC110614264 gene encoding B3 domain-containing transcription factor NGA1 isoform X1, which produces MIFKIFCNNKLKNSRWVIMNFVEQGRVYCDKEEQEEEEEGEEEEEMTPNKLPFSSPSSSSSSSTKYRNFLPQHQDLWLGSSESQQEYKSRESSSLNFDKRLELMDLTLGNDNGTVNTGGTTHEQPIEREHMFDKVVTPSDVGKLNRLVIPKQHAEKYFPLDSTSNEKGLLLNFEDRNGKPWRFRYSYWNSSQSYVMTKGWSRFVKEKKLDPGDIVSFQRGVGESGKHRLYIDWRRRPNAPDPTSFAHLELQNQLHFPQSLRWGRLYSLPQPLSSIARPYEQPQFQHLSYGIHHQPYHQQYHYNQQGQYYLRPAGALPIGAVHQQGGGQAPIVIDSVPVVHGRSVGKRLRLFGVNVECPTQDDRSSFSSSSGTIQAHGSSTTMGSFSPHLTASSLQPPQSRLPSSGPMATTQEAEFSKKGKTSLSFDLDL
- the LOC110614264 gene encoding B3 domain-containing transcription factor NGA1 isoform X2, whose product is MNFVEQGRVYCDKEEQEEEEEGEEEEEMTPNKLPFSSPSSSSSSSTKYRNFLPQHQDLWLGSSESQQEYKSRESSSLNFDKRLELMDLTLGNDNGTVNTGGTTHEQPIEREHMFDKVVTPSDVGKLNRLVIPKQHAEKYFPLDSTSNEKGLLLNFEDRNGKPWRFRYSYWNSSQSYVMTKGWSRFVKEKKLDPGDIVSFQRGVGESGKHRLYIDWRRRPNAPDPTSFAHLELQNQLHFPQSLRWGRLYSLPQPLSSIARPYEQPQFQHLSYGIHHQPYHQQYHYNQQGQYYLRPAGALPIGAVHQQGGGQAPIVIDSVPVVHGRSVGKRLRLFGVNVECPTQDDRSSFSSSSGTIQAHGSSTTMGSFSPHLTASSLQPPQSRLPSSGPMATTQEAEFSKKGKTSLSFDLDL